In Dama dama isolate Ldn47 chromosome 20, ASM3311817v1, whole genome shotgun sequence, a single window of DNA contains:
- the GNAT2 gene encoding guanine nucleotide-binding protein G(t) subunit alpha-2 — protein sequence MGSGASAEDKELAKRSKELEKKLQEDADKEAKTIKLLLLGAGESGKSTIVKQMKIIHQDGYSPEECLEYKAIIYGNVLQSILAIIRAMPTLGIDYAEASCVDDGRQLNNLADSIEEGTMPPELVEVIRKLWKDGGVQACFDRAAEYQLNDSASYYLNQLDRITAPDYLPNEQDVLRSRVKTTGIIETKFSVKDLNFRMFDVGGQRSERKKWIHCFEGVTCIIFCAALSAYDMVLVEDDEVNRMHESLHLFNSICNHKFFAATSIVLFLNKKDLFEEKIKKVHLSICFPEYDGNNSYEDAGNYIKSQFLDLNMRKDVKEIYSHMTCATDTQNVKFVFDAVTDIIIKENLKDCGLF from the exons ATGGGGAGTGGAGCCAGTGCTGAGGACAAAGAACTGGCCAAGAGGTCCAAAGAGCTAGAAAAGAAGCTGCAGGAGGATGCTGACAAGGAAGCCAAGACCATCAAGCTGCTATTGCTGG GTGCTGGGGAGTCAGGAAAGAGCACTATCGTCAAACAGATGAA GATCATTCACCAGGATGGATATTCGCCAGAAGAATGCCTGGAGTACAAGGCCATCATCTATGGCAATGTGCTGCAATCCATCTTGGCTATCATCCGGGCCATGCCCACACTGggcattgactatgctgaagcaaGCTGTGTG GATGATGGGCGACAGCTCAACAACCTGGCTGACTCCATTGAAGAGGGCACTATGCCTCCTGAGCTAGTGGAGGTTATCAGGAAGTTGTGGAAGGATGGTGGGGTGCAAGCCTGCTTTGACAGAGCTGCAGAGTACCAGCTCAATGACTCGGCATCTTA CTACCTGAATCAATTAGACCGAATTACAGCCCCTGACTACCTCCCTAATGAGCAAGATGTGCTACGATCCAGAGTCAAAACCACAGGCATCATTGAGACTAAGTTTTCTGTCAAGGACTTAAACTTCAG GATGTTTGATGTGGGAGGGcagagatcagagagaaagaagtggATCCACTGCTTTGAGGGAGTCACCTGCATCATTTTCTGTGCAGCCCTCAGCGCCTATGATATGGTGCTGGTGGAAGATGACGAAGTG AATCGTATGCATGAGTCACTGCACCTGTTCAACAGCATATGTAACCACAAGTTCTTTGCGGCCACTTCCATTGTCCTCTTTCTCAACAAGAAGGATCTCTTTGAGGAAAAAATCAAGAAAGTCCATCTCAGCATTTGTTTTCCAGAGTATGATG GGAACAACTCTTATGAGGATGCAGGGAATTATATCAAGAGTCAGTTCCTTGACCTCAACATGAGAAAAGATGTCAAAGAAATCTACAGTCACATGACCTGTGCTACAGATACACAGAATGTCAAATTTGTATTTGATGCAGTTACAGATATCATCATCAAAGAAAACCTCAAGGACTGCGGACTCTTCTAG